A window of the bacterium genome harbors these coding sequences:
- a CDS encoding nucleotidyltransferase domain-containing protein, with protein sequence MVDSSIVGSVKKYLSRLCEEGIPVQFGILFGSYARGKSNQWSDIDLIVVSRKYDGSYSYEDINRLWRTAARTDSRIEPVPCGVEEWEKNDERIIIEMARREGVKIAA encoded by the coding sequence ATGGTTGACAGCAGCATTGTTGGAAGCGTAAAAAAATATTTATCCAGACTGTGCGAAGAAGGGATTCCTGTTCAATTTGGCATTCTTTTTGGCTCTTATGCCCGTGGCAAATCAAATCAATGGAGTGATATTGACTTAATCGTTGTGTCGAGGAAATACGATGGAAGTTACTCATATGAAGATATTAACCGGTTATGGCGGACAGCCGCACGTACCGATAGCCGGATAGAACCGGTCCCTTGCGGTGTGGAAGAATGGGAAAAAAATGATGAACGGATTATTATTGAAATGGCAAGGCGTGAAGGCGTTAAAATAGCAGCATAG
- a CDS encoding HEPN domain-containing protein: MDIAKQIQYWQIGAEKELLAAKSLDRDKFYTQCLFHVHLALEKILKAHVCRKTLAIAPLLHNLNRLAETAQLELSDKYIDILADMNRYNLAGRYPDPVVDEVSGEECREKLAQSEEVLKWLTAALLEA, translated from the coding sequence ATGGATATTGCCAAACAAATCCAATATTGGCAGATCGGGGCGGAAAAAGAATTATTGGCCGCAAAATCATTGGATCGCGATAAGTTTTATACCCAGTGCTTATTTCACGTACATTTGGCTCTGGAAAAAATATTGAAAGCGCATGTGTGCCGGAAAACGCTGGCGATAGCACCTTTGCTACATAATCTCAATCGGTTGGCTGAAACAGCACAATTGGAATTATCGGACAAATATATCGATATTTTGGCGGATATGAATCGCTACAATCTGGCAGGTCGTTACCCGGATCCTGTAGTAGATGAAGTATCCGGGGAAGAATGCCGGGAAAAGTTGGCGCAAAGCGAGGAGGTTTTGAAATGGTTGACAGCAGCATTGTTGGAAGCGTAA